Proteins encoded within one genomic window of Tachysurus vachellii isolate PV-2020 chromosome 16, HZAU_Pvac_v1, whole genome shotgun sequence:
- the cog5 gene encoding conserved oligomeric Golgi complex subunit 5 yields the protein MAADSANNSLLINECYTDFLSEEFDVKTYTAHAIHHAVIAEHLAKLAEGISQLDKELHCQVVARHEDLLAQATGIESLEGVLEMMQSRIAALQSAVDRIKGKIVDPYNKIVARTAQLARLQVVCDLLRRIIRILYLSKRLQGQLQGGSRELTKAAQSLNELDYLFQGVDLSGIEVIENDLLFISRAHLEVENQAKRLLEQGMEIQNPSQVGTALQVFYNLGSLRETILSVVEGYKVSVHESIISALDIKVLTQPANIRGAPGRAIMPTPGNTATFRAALWTNLEKMMDQICAACSQVQHLHKVLTKKRDPVTHVCFMDEFIKDGQSDILYTFWDSITQMLSVELQKTTEASTFLKQALEGEFPKLLRLYNELWKRLQQYSVNIQGLLGHSSSGLDLDLTLSDTDTQDLFTKPEYDLEKALKASLQPYEAAYLSKSLSRLFDPINLVFPQGGHSPPSTDEMDSIIKTFGSELNVALVDPGLTIAVVKNISKTVQLFCVKSEHLLCTQGDASQVIGPLTEGQRRNVAVVNSLYHLQQSLTKVISMLPSFPSAAEQVLTVSLEEVQTLMDSAVQPLLTSVTDSVEAILLTMHQEDFSGPPTAGEKPDMPCSLYMRELQGFISRVMNDYFCHLQSVDFLYDRTEAIAQRAITLFIRHACLLRPLGEGGKLRLAADFAQMELAVAPLCRRISDLGKAYRLLRSFRPLLFQTSEHIASSQAVGDLIPYSTILHFLFSRAPAELKSPHQRAEWSVARFSQWLDDHQSEKDRLVLIRGALEAYVQTVKARQGRNFAPVYPIMLQLLQKATSSLVER from the exons AATGTTACACAGACTTCCTGAGTGAGGAGTTTGATGTGAAGACCTACACAGCTCATGCCATCCATCATGCAGTGATCGCTGAACATCTGGCCAAGCTTGCAGAGGGCATCAGTCAGCTGGATAAGGAGCTTCActgccag GTTGTGGCCAGACATGAAGATCTACTTGCTCAGGCAACTGGAATCGAGTCTCTAGAAG GTGTGCTTGAAATGATGCAGTCTCGGATAGCTGCGTTACAGAGTGCTGTGGACAG GATAAAGGGCAAAATTGTTGACCCCTATAATAAGATTGTGGCCCGGACGGCCCAGCTGGCCCGACTGCAG GTTGTGTGTGATCTTCTCAGGAGGATCATCCGAATCCTGTATCTGAGTAAACGGCTCCAGGGTCAGCTTCAGGGGGGGAGCCGGGAGCTGACTAAAGCTGCTCAGAGCCTCAATGAATTGG ACTACCTGTTTCAGGGGGTGGATCTGTCCGGCATCGAAGTCATTGAGAACGACCTGCTGTTTATAAGTCGTGCACATCTGGAGGTGGAGAACCAGGCCAAGAGACTTCTAGAGCAAGGGATGGAGATTCAG AACCCATCTCAGGTGGGAACAGCACTCCAGGTCTTCTACAATCTGGGTAGTTTGAGAGAGACCATCCTCAGTGTGGTGGAAGGATACAAGgtgtctgtgcatgagagtATCATCAGTGCCCTTGATATTAAAGTCCTCACTCAGCCTGCCAACATTCGTG GTGCCCCAGGTCGGGCTATAATGCCCACCCCAGGGAATACAGCTACATTTCGTGCTGCTCTATGGACCAACTTGGAGAAGATGATGGACCAGATATGTGCTGCATGTTCTCAG GTCCAGCATCTTCACAAGGTTCTCACCAAGAAGAGGGATCCTGTCACTCATGTGTGTTTCATGGATGAGTTCATTAAG GACGGCCAATCGGATATCTTGTACACATTCTGGGACTCAATCACTCAGATGCTGTCTGTGGAGCTTCAGAAAACCACAGAAG CCTCCACATTCCTAAAGCAAGCTCTGGAGGGAGAGTTCCCCAAACTCCTGAGGCTCTACAACGAGCTGTGGAAGCGTCTACAGCAGTATAGTGTTAATATACAAGGTCTCCTGGGACACAGCAGCTCAGGGCTGGATCTAGACCTCACActctctgatacagacacacaggatctgttcactaaacctgagtatga TCTAGAGAAAGCTCTGAAGGCTTCCCTTCAGCCATACGAAGCAGCGTACCTGTCCAAATCTCTCTCTCGCCTGTTTGACCCCATCAATCTGGTGTTTCCACAGGGGGGCCATAGCCCACCCTCTACTGATGAAATGGACAGCATCATCAAAACCTTTGGCAG TGAGCTGAACGTGGCTCTGGTGGACCCTGGGCTGACCATTGCTGTGGTCAAAAACATCTCCAAGACTGTGCAGCTGTTCTGTGTGAAGTCTGAGCATCTG CTCTGTACTCAGGGTGACGCCAGCCAGGTGATTGGGCCTTTAACAGAGGGTCAGAGGAGGAACGTGGCGGTGGTTAATTCACTGTACCACCTGCAGCAGTCTCTGACTAAA GTGATCTCCATGCTGCCTTCCTTCCCTTCAGCTGCAGAGCAAGTGCTTACAGTGTCTTTAGAG GAGGTTCAGACTCTAATGGACAGTGCAGTCCAGCCTCTGTTGACCTCTGTGACAGACTCAGTAGAAGCCATTCTTCTTACAATGCACCAGGAAGACTTCTCTGG TCCACCCACAGCTGGAGAGAAGCCAGACATGCCTTGTTCTCTGTACATGCGGGAGCTGCAAGGTTTTATATCCAGGGTCATGAACGACTACTTCTGCCACCTGCAGTCAGTGGACTTCCTGTACGACAGAACAGAGGCCATAGCACAGCGCGCCATCACACTCTTCATCCGCCACGCCTGCCTTCTGCGGCCTCTCGGTGAGGGTGGCAAGTTGAGACTGGCTGCAGACTTTGCCCAG atggaACTGGCTGTAGCTCCACTGTGCAGACGAATATCAGACCTGGGTAAGGCGTACCGCCTGCTGCGCTCCTTTAG GCCTCTTCTCTTTCAGACCAGTGAGCACATAGCCAGCAGTCAGGCCGTGGGTGATCTGATCCCCTACAGTACAATACTGCACTTCCTGTTCTCTCGTGCCCCAGCTGAACTCAAATCCCCTCAccag AGAGCCGAGTGGTCCGTAGCGAGGTTCTCTCAGTGGCTCGATGACCACCAGTCTGAGAAGGATCGCCTTGTTCTGATCAG GGGCGCTCTGGAGGCCTATGTACAGACTGTCAAAGCCAGACAGGGGAGGAATTTTGCCCCGGTGTATCCCATCATGCTGCAGCTGCTGCAGAAGGCCACCAGCAGCTTGGTAGAAAGATGA